One window of the Silurus meridionalis isolate SWU-2019-XX chromosome 24, ASM1480568v1, whole genome shotgun sequence genome contains the following:
- the lamp1a gene encoding LOW QUALITY PROTEIN: lysosome-associated membrane glycoprotein 1a (The sequence of the model RefSeq protein was modified relative to this genomic sequence to represent the inferred CDS: inserted 1 base in 1 codon), with product MTHKLLPCVAISCFIILGWMSAAHGVILEVXNGNSTCIKADISANFTITYPVKNGTKTVVVPLPESAIVGNGSSCGGEGASPDLLASFGNGHSLGLLFSSTGRIYRVANLSLTYNLTDNTTFPESSSKAVMVLTTNNSQISAQLNTTYRCMSSSVVNLGGPGVTVTFFNIHMQAYMPSANLSTNETICAADVPSTTVVPTTTTTPISPTTPVTPTNPERGNYSILNSNGTTCLLARMGLQLNVTYFSKSQNKTVVAIMNMQPNRTSFSGSCESTTTTLLLTGDLANLTFVFTLNTTTSKYQLSTVNMSAFWEDMTAQFQVSNSSLQYMQGTLGRSYMCSVEEVLPVSTNFSLNTFELQVQPFDVRNNEFGPADVCRMQKDNMLVPIIVGACLAGLVLIVLIAYLIGRKRSHAGYQTI from the exons ATGACCCACAAACTGCTGCCCTGCGTCGCCATCAGCTGCTTTATTATTCTGG GCTGGATGAGTGCGGCACACGGCGTGATACTTGAAG AAAATGGAAATTCGACCTGCATCAAAGCAGACATCTCGGCCAACTTCACTATTACATACCCTGTCAAAAATGGGAcg AAAACCGTGGTAGTGCCTCTCCCAGAATCAGCAATAGTTGGAAATGGCAGTTCCTGTGGAGGAGAAGGCGCGTCTCCAGACTTGCTGGCCTCCTTCGGTAATGGTCACTCTCTGGGTTTGCTGTTCTCCAGCACTGGCCGTATATATCGCGTGGCCAACCTGAGTCTGACCTACAATCTGACTGACAACACCACCTTTCCTGAGTCCTCCAGCAAGG CGGTCATGGTGTTGACTACGAACAACTCTCAGATCTCAGCACAGCTCAACACTACATACAGGTGCATGAGCTCCAGCGTAGTCAATCTGGGAGGCCCCGGAGTGACCGTCACATTCTTCAACATCCACATGCAGGCCTACATGCCCAGCGCTAACCTGAGTACTAACG AGACCATTTGTGCCGCCGATGTTCCCAGTACCACTGTCGTacccactaccactaccactccCATCTCCCCGACTACCCCTGTCACCCCAACTAACCCTGAGCGTGGCAACTACAGCATCCTAAACTCCAATGGCACCACCTGCCTCCTGGCCCGAATGGGGCTGCAGTTGAATGTTACATATTTCTCCAAATCTCAGAATAAG ACTGTTGTGGCCATCATGAACATGCAGCCCAACAGGACGTCTTTCTCCGGGTCATGTGAATCCACAACCACTACTCTGCTGCTGACTGGAGATCTCGCCAACCTCACCTTCGTGTTCACGCTG AACACCACCACCAGTAAATATCAGCTCAGCACCGTGAATATGTCtgccttctgggaagatatgaCCG CTCAATTCCAGGTCAGCAACAGCAGTCTCCAGTACATGCAGGGAACCCTGGGCCGCTCCTACATGTGCAGCGTCGAGGAGGTTCTTCCTGTGAGCACCAATTTCTCCCTCAACACATTCGAATTGCAGGTGCAGCCCTTCGATGTCCGCAATAACGAGTTTGGACCAG CCGATGTGTGTCGAATGCAGAAGGACAACATGCTGGTGCCCATCATTGTCGGCGCCTGCCTGGCCGGGCTTGTACTTATTGTCCTCATCGCCTACTTGATTGGCAGGAAGAGAAGTCACGCCGGCTACCAGACCATCTAA
- the grtp1a gene encoding growth hormone-regulated TBC protein 1-A isoform X1 gives MDAGWLESCAEEAAGETRTMEKARSSQQQQQQPQHRINVPSNARERISRVDPYGFERPNDFDYESYEELMSEYLAILTKRTIKWSKFLKGRSHIEKSLKVKRYVRKGIPNEHRALVWMAASGAQEQMERNSHYYSSLLQGQHDPKLEDAIRTDLHRTFPDNVQFRKTAEPCLQKPLYNVLLAYGHHNKAVGYCQGMNFIAGYLLIITKDEEKSFWLMEALLSRILPDYYTPAMLGLKTDQEVLGELVKVKVPAVWQAMVENNVMWTLVVSRWFICLFIDILPVETVLRIWDCLFYEGSKILFRVALTLIRHNQALISQARNLPDICDCFKQITRGQFVEDCHPFMQNIFKEPGSLPMATITKLRAVCRARIIAEES, from the exons GCTGGAAAGTTGTGCAGAAGAAGCTGCAGGTGAAACCCGGACAATGGAGAAGGCGAGAAGctcccagcagcagcagcagcagcctcaACACCGCATCAACGTCCCGAGCAACGCCAGGGAGAGAATCTCCAG AGTGGATCCGTACGGCTTCGAAAGGCCCAATGACTTCGATTACGAGTCCTATGAGGAGCTCATGTCTGAGTATTTGGCCATTCTCACCAAAAGGACCATCAAATGGTCGAAATTTCTGAAGGGGAGAAGCCACATCGAGAAGAGTCTTAAAG TAAAGCGTTATGTCCGGAAAGGGATCCCAAACGAACACCGAGCTTTGGTCTGGATGGCAGCAAGTGGCGCACAGGAGCAGATGGAAAGGAACTCACACTATTACAGTTCACTGCTCCAGGGGCAACACGACCCTAAACTGGAGGATGCAATCCGCACAG ATTTGCACAGGACGTTCCCAGACAACGTACAGTTCCGGAAGACAGCCGAGCCGTGCCTTCAGAAGCCCTTATATAACGTGCTGCTGGCGTACGGACACCACAACAAGGCAGTGGGATATTGCCAG GGGATGAACTTTATTGCCGGGTatctcctcatcatcaccaagGATGAAGAGAAGTCCTTCTGGTTGATGGAGGCTCTGCTTAGCAGGATACTTCCAG ATTACTACACACCAGCCATGTTGGGCCTGAAGACTGACCAGGAGGTGCTGGGAGAgctggtgaaggtgaaggtgccAGCTGTTTGGCAGGCCATGGTGGAAAACAACGTCATGTGGACACTGGTGGTGTCACGCTggttcatctgcctctttattGACATCCTCCCTGTAGAG ACTGTTCTGCGTATCTGGGACTGCCTTTTCTACGAGGGCTCCAAAATCCTCTTCCGTGTGGCACTCACGCTGATCCGTCACAACCAGGCCCTTATCTCGCAGGCTCGGAACCTCCCGGATATCTGCGACTGCTTCAAGCAGATCACCAGAGGACAGTTTGTGGAGGACTGCCATCCGTTCATGCAG aacatttttaaagagCCCGGAAGCCTCCCCATGGCGACCATCACCAAGCTGCGGGCGGTTTGCCGAGCTCGGATTATAGCAGAGGAATCCTGA
- the grtp1a gene encoding growth hormone-regulated TBC protein 1-A isoform X2, with translation MEKARSSQQQQQQPQHRINVPSNARERISRVDPYGFERPNDFDYESYEELMSEYLAILTKRTIKWSKFLKGRSHIEKSLKVKRYVRKGIPNEHRALVWMAASGAQEQMERNSHYYSSLLQGQHDPKLEDAIRTDLHRTFPDNVQFRKTAEPCLQKPLYNVLLAYGHHNKAVGYCQGMNFIAGYLLIITKDEEKSFWLMEALLSRILPDYYTPAMLGLKTDQEVLGELVKVKVPAVWQAMVENNVMWTLVVSRWFICLFIDILPVETVLRIWDCLFYEGSKILFRVALTLIRHNQALISQARNLPDICDCFKQITRGQFVEDCHPFMQNIFKEPGSLPMATITKLRAVCRARIIAEES, from the exons ATGGAGAAGGCGAGAAGctcccagcagcagcagcagcagcctcaACACCGCATCAACGTCCCGAGCAACGCCAGGGAGAGAATCTCCAG AGTGGATCCGTACGGCTTCGAAAGGCCCAATGACTTCGATTACGAGTCCTATGAGGAGCTCATGTCTGAGTATTTGGCCATTCTCACCAAAAGGACCATCAAATGGTCGAAATTTCTGAAGGGGAGAAGCCACATCGAGAAGAGTCTTAAAG TAAAGCGTTATGTCCGGAAAGGGATCCCAAACGAACACCGAGCTTTGGTCTGGATGGCAGCAAGTGGCGCACAGGAGCAGATGGAAAGGAACTCACACTATTACAGTTCACTGCTCCAGGGGCAACACGACCCTAAACTGGAGGATGCAATCCGCACAG ATTTGCACAGGACGTTCCCAGACAACGTACAGTTCCGGAAGACAGCCGAGCCGTGCCTTCAGAAGCCCTTATATAACGTGCTGCTGGCGTACGGACACCACAACAAGGCAGTGGGATATTGCCAG GGGATGAACTTTATTGCCGGGTatctcctcatcatcaccaagGATGAAGAGAAGTCCTTCTGGTTGATGGAGGCTCTGCTTAGCAGGATACTTCCAG ATTACTACACACCAGCCATGTTGGGCCTGAAGACTGACCAGGAGGTGCTGGGAGAgctggtgaaggtgaaggtgccAGCTGTTTGGCAGGCCATGGTGGAAAACAACGTCATGTGGACACTGGTGGTGTCACGCTggttcatctgcctctttattGACATCCTCCCTGTAGAG ACTGTTCTGCGTATCTGGGACTGCCTTTTCTACGAGGGCTCCAAAATCCTCTTCCGTGTGGCACTCACGCTGATCCGTCACAACCAGGCCCTTATCTCGCAGGCTCGGAACCTCCCGGATATCTGCGACTGCTTCAAGCAGATCACCAGAGGACAGTTTGTGGAGGACTGCCATCCGTTCATGCAG aacatttttaaagagCCCGGAAGCCTCCCCATGGCGACCATCACCAAGCTGCGGGCGGTTTGCCGAGCTCGGATTATAGCAGAGGAATCCTGA